Proteins from a genomic interval of Deltaproteobacteria bacterium:
- a CDS encoding DUF1329 domain-containing protein has protein sequence MRFKKKTMTWTVLAGICALLLLVAGVSPVAALTDQQARVPGYYGFEQNLDKFDFTGMPMKLPSNEVERLSNGKIKVGMVINKNNVDSMKNELIALTSPGIYEMVKRGMEMVIADYKPWPVPKAFAAVTKANAGQAVITPDGNLKTKGGRWWTGGIPFFTVDQKDPQAGLKAWYNQINTYDGDDFTHDWVSMFYIGPRGNRERTVEMSWDRLFLTSREMINPKPSYDPKVEDIFFKELVYVQSPADLQGFGNLTYRYNDQNKSDDAFAYIPAMRRVRRITSGQRFDAFVGCDSAIGDFRTLDVPLARWNWKLIAVQPKLTTLFCLDYITENKNAQRRHPTTVGEKFPRMNWRLWPNVYVIEATPKTKKDCPVYSKKVLWSMGGNWKSGLADAYDQQGKLWKTTQNYFYGYGDGKVLDLLAHYEHDFYTYDHQADHASPWHIDFPHRKFNVGFTPERFSTKYLQRYGH, from the coding sequence ATGAGATTCAAGAAAAAAACGATGACATGGACGGTACTGGCGGGTATTTGCGCCTTGCTCCTGCTCGTGGCGGGGGTATCACCGGTTGCGGCCCTGACGGATCAGCAGGCCAGGGTACCCGGTTATTACGGTTTCGAGCAGAACCTGGACAAGTTCGATTTCACGGGTATGCCCATGAAGCTTCCTTCCAACGAGGTGGAGAGGCTTTCGAACGGGAAGATCAAGGTGGGTATGGTCATCAACAAGAACAATGTGGACAGTATGAAGAACGAACTGATCGCCCTGACCAGCCCGGGCATTTACGAGATGGTGAAGCGGGGCATGGAGATGGTCATTGCGGACTACAAGCCCTGGCCCGTTCCCAAGGCTTTCGCCGCCGTGACGAAGGCGAACGCCGGGCAGGCGGTCATCACCCCCGACGGGAACCTGAAGACAAAGGGCGGCCGGTGGTGGACCGGTGGTATTCCCTTCTTCACGGTGGATCAGAAGGATCCCCAGGCGGGTCTGAAGGCCTGGTACAACCAGATAAACACCTATGACGGCGACGATTTTACCCACGACTGGGTCAGCATGTTTTACATCGGCCCCCGAGGAAACCGGGAAAGAACCGTCGAGATGTCCTGGGACCGCCTCTTCCTGACGAGCCGGGAAATGATCAACCCCAAACCGTCCTACGACCCCAAGGTGGAGGACATCTTCTTCAAGGAACTGGTTTACGTGCAGAGCCCGGCGGACCTGCAGGGTTTCGGCAACCTGACGTACCGATACAACGATCAGAACAAATCGGATGACGCCTTCGCCTACATCCCAGCCATGCGACGGGTCCGCCGTATCACGAGCGGTCAGCGGTTCGACGCGTTCGTCGGCTGCGACTCCGCCATCGGTGACTTCCGGACCCTGGACGTCCCCCTGGCGCGGTGGAACTGGAAGCTGATCGCCGTGCAGCCGAAGTTGACGACCCTGTTCTGCCTGGACTACATCACGGAGAACAAGAATGCCCAACGTCGCCACCCGACGACGGTGGGAGAAAAATTCCCCCGGATGAACTGGCGTCTGTGGCCCAATGTCTACGTCATTGAGGCGACGCCCAAAACCAAAAAGGACTGCCCCGTGTACAGCAAGAAGGTTCTCTGGTCCATGGGTGGAAACTGGAAGAGCGGCCTCGCCGATGCCTATGATCAGCAGGGCAAGCTCTGGAAAACGACCCAGAACTATTTCTATGGGTACGGCGACGGCAAGGTTCTCGATTTGCTTGCCCACTATGAACACGACTTCTATACATACGACCACCAGGCCGACCACGCGTCGCCCTGGCATATCGACTTCCCGCACCGGAAGTTCAACGTCGGATTCACGCCCGAGCGTTTTTCGACGAAGTATCTCCAGCGGTATGGTCATTGA